The Aggregatilinea lenta genome includes a region encoding these proteins:
- a CDS encoding mechanosensitive ion channel family protein has product MLSLRRTVIYLLILCAGILAAFSRWLAASADEMTEQVTGAPADQKFVYAALATCILLLGLIGIRVFFTRLDRLLDRWHMPMHQALRVQRLEVVTPDQIRSAIYHSLHTLRFVSSAVVVGIYLSRILVLFPEAEPLALELQRMIRMPLEKIWQACIAYLPNLFEIVVILTVTRYLLKLVHLFFHALGMGIIVVRGFYPDWAEPTYKIVRILAVIFVGFIIMPLLPGSDSQFFEEISFFLGLLVSLGSTSAIKNMTAGMVLTYTRSFQIGDRICVNGSVGDVLEKSLFVTRIQTIKNEQIAIPNSLVLDNEIVNYATMAETEGLILHTSITIGYDVDWRQVHDLMIAAALQTEHIHEDPEPFVLQTSLDDYYVSYQVNAYTNRPDRMATIYSELHEHILDAFHSAGVEIMSPAYTALRNGNDPAIPKLRRASELPQKTPPRPSRPPQPQSQPVHLPVREHARAAR; this is encoded by the coding sequence ATGCTTAGCCTACGTCGTACGGTGATTTATCTCTTGATACTTTGCGCGGGCATTCTCGCCGCGTTTAGCCGGTGGCTGGCCGCCAGCGCCGATGAAATGACCGAGCAGGTGACGGGCGCGCCCGCCGATCAGAAGTTTGTCTACGCCGCCCTAGCGACCTGTATTCTGCTGCTGGGATTAATTGGCATACGCGTCTTTTTCACCCGGCTCGATCGCCTGCTCGATCGCTGGCACATGCCCATGCACCAGGCGCTGCGCGTTCAGCGCCTGGAAGTCGTGACACCCGACCAGATCCGCAGCGCCATCTACCACAGCCTGCACACGCTGCGGTTCGTCTCAAGTGCGGTCGTTGTCGGCATCTATCTTTCGCGTATCCTCGTGCTCTTCCCCGAAGCCGAGCCACTTGCGCTTGAGCTGCAGCGCATGATCCGCATGCCGCTGGAAAAAATCTGGCAGGCATGCATCGCCTATCTGCCCAACCTGTTCGAGATCGTCGTCATCCTGACCGTGACGCGCTATCTGCTCAAGCTGGTGCATCTGTTCTTCCACGCGCTCGGCATGGGGATCATCGTCGTGCGCGGCTTTTACCCGGACTGGGCCGAGCCGACTTACAAGATCGTGCGGATTCTGGCGGTGATATTCGTCGGGTTCATCATCATGCCGCTGCTGCCTGGATCCGACTCGCAGTTTTTCGAGGAGATTTCGTTCTTCCTGGGACTGCTCGTCTCGTTAGGCTCGACGTCCGCCATCAAGAACATGACGGCTGGCATGGTGCTGACCTACACGCGCTCGTTCCAGATCGGCGACCGCATCTGCGTCAACGGGTCGGTCGGCGACGTGCTGGAAAAGAGCCTGTTCGTGACACGCATCCAGACGATCAAGAACGAGCAGATCGCGATCCCGAACAGCCTGGTGCTGGACAACGAGATCGTCAATTACGCCACGATGGCCGAGACGGAAGGCCTGATCCTGCACACCTCGATCACCATCGGCTACGACGTCGATTGGCGTCAGGTGCACGACCTGATGATCGCGGCGGCGCTGCAAACCGAGCACATCCACGAGGACCCGGAGCCGTTCGTGCTCCAGACCAGCCTGGACGACTACTACGTGTCCTATCAGGTGAACGCCTACACCAACCGGCCCGACCGCATGGCGACAATCTACTCCGAACTGCACGAGCACATACTCGACGCGTTCCACAGCGCGGGCGTGGAAATCATGTCACCGGCCTACACCGCGCTACGGAACGGGAACGATCCGGCCATCCCGAAGCTGCGGCGTGCCAGCGAGCTGCCCCAGAAAACGCCGCCCCGGCCATCGCGGCCCCCGCAGCCACAGAGCCAGCCCGTCCACCTACCCGTGCGCGAACACGCACGCGCAGCCCGGTAG
- a CDS encoding LacI family DNA-binding transcriptional regulator: MSRSRDKRPTIRDVAREAGVSYGTVSRVLNSHPEVAPGTRVHVQRIMEKMGFERNLGARMLTTHRSNIIEFIVMDVNFGLVLPRMAQYINAAGYSTLYSECTRDNFAETLNTAAARLVDGILLYAPKLRIPDDELLAMCHGIPIVRRDTVLDSKLTWVGYNQEHATHLVVQHLLDLGHRQIAEITGSLEFINPRLRHDTLRDILAVRGLEPGPTYTGDYSAFANAMKTGYEGVGEFLKRDEEFTAIMTVNDYVAAGAISALHEHGLRVPDDVSIASFDDDAIAAYLLPPLTTVYFDFDIQNRLASQFLLEQIDDPDYRHHQHVLIPDLVVRRSTRRLD; the protein is encoded by the coding sequence ATGTCCAGGTCCAGGGACAAACGCCCAACAATTCGGGACGTTGCACGTGAAGCCGGTGTGTCGTATGGGACGGTCTCGCGTGTGCTGAACAGCCATCCTGAGGTTGCCCCTGGTACCCGCGTTCACGTCCAACGCATCATGGAAAAGATGGGGTTCGAGCGCAACCTCGGCGCGCGGATGCTGACGACCCACCGGTCGAACATCATCGAATTTATCGTCATGGACGTGAACTTCGGCCTCGTGCTGCCGCGCATGGCGCAGTATATCAATGCGGCAGGGTACTCCACGCTTTATTCGGAATGCACGCGGGACAATTTCGCCGAGACGTTAAACACGGCGGCGGCGCGGTTGGTCGACGGCATTCTGCTCTATGCGCCCAAACTGCGCATCCCCGACGACGAGCTGCTGGCGATGTGTCACGGGATTCCGATCGTGCGGCGTGACACTGTGCTGGATTCGAAGCTCACCTGGGTCGGGTACAACCAGGAACACGCAACGCATCTGGTGGTGCAGCATTTGCTCGATCTCGGCCACCGGCAAATCGCAGAGATCACCGGGTCGCTGGAGTTCATCAACCCGCGCCTGCGCCACGATACGCTGCGCGACATCCTGGCCGTGCGCGGCCTGGAGCCTGGGCCAACCTACACCGGCGACTATTCGGCCTTTGCCAACGCCATGAAGACCGGGTATGAGGGGGTGGGTGAGTTCCTGAAACGGGACGAAGAATTTACGGCGATCATGACCGTCAACGACTATGTGGCTGCTGGGGCCATCTCCGCCCTGCACGAACATGGCCTGCGCGTTCCCGACGACGTCTCTATCGCCAGCTTCGACGACGACGCGATTGCGGCCTACCTGCTTCCCCCGCTCACCACCGTTTACTTCGACTTTGACATCCAGAACCGGCTGGCATCTCAATTTCTGCTCGAACAGATCGACGACCCCGATTACAGGCATCACCAACACGTCCTGATCCCCGATCTGGTTGTACGCCGAAGCACGCGACGGCTTGACTGA
- a CDS encoding glycoside hydrolase family 43 protein codes for MLKNTDIHIRDPFVLPDVAERRYYLYGTTGAETWTNAASGIDCYTGTDLQTWEGPFPAFRPPATFWADRNFWAPEVHVYRGRYTMFASFKAEGVRRGTQILAADSPQGPFLPVSDGPVTPRDWECLDGTLFVDASDRPWIVFCHEWVQVGDGEICALRLNDDLTSSIGQAHLLFHASEAPWAQGVNSRGRKGYVTDGPCLHRLANGELIMLWSSFSAGGYTVGIARSTSGDILGPWQQQPDPLYAGDGGHCMVFRTFDGQLRLAFHRPNPTPGERPHFVPLRETATSVELA; via the coding sequence ATGCTAAAGAATACCGACATTCACATCCGCGATCCGTTCGTGCTGCCGGACGTGGCGGAGCGGCGCTACTATTTGTACGGTACCACCGGCGCGGAGACCTGGACCAACGCGGCGTCAGGCATCGACTGCTACACCGGAACCGACCTGCAAACCTGGGAAGGCCCCTTCCCCGCCTTCCGACCCCCGGCGACCTTCTGGGCCGACCGGAACTTCTGGGCACCCGAAGTGCACGTTTATCGCGGACGCTACACCATGTTCGCCAGCTTCAAGGCCGAAGGGGTCCGCCGGGGCACGCAGATCCTGGCCGCCGACAGCCCGCAGGGGCCTTTCTTGCCGGTCAGTGACGGGCCGGTGACGCCCCGCGACTGGGAGTGCCTGGACGGAACGCTGTTCGTGGATGCCAGCGATCGGCCCTGGATCGTCTTCTGCCACGAGTGGGTGCAAGTCGGCGATGGAGAGATCTGCGCCTTGCGCCTGAACGACGATCTCACATCTTCGATCGGGCAGGCACACCTGCTGTTCCACGCGTCCGAAGCGCCCTGGGCGCAAGGAGTCAACTCAAGGGGCCGGAAGGGCTACGTGACCGACGGCCCCTGCCTGCATCGCCTGGCGAACGGCGAGCTGATCATGCTGTGGTCCAGCTTCAGCGCGGGCGGCTACACGGTCGGGATCGCGCGATCGACGTCGGGTGATATCCTCGGTCCCTGGCAGCAGCAGCCCGATCCGCTGTATGCGGGGGATGGCGGTCACTGCATGGTGTTCCGCACCTTTGACGGGCAGCTTCGCCTCGCCTTCCACCGCCCCAACCCGACGCCCGGCGAGCGCCCGCATTTCGTGCCCCTACGCGAAACCGCGACGTCGGTCGAACTCGCCTGA
- a CDS encoding iron-siderophore ABC transporter substrate-binding protein: MRKAVLILMIVALASGFAVTPTQAQDDADPFPVTIEHKFGSTTIAAAPQRVVAIGYTEQDFLLALGVTPVAVRYWYGDEDDAIFPWADDKVEGDAPVVLNMPFGGLNYEAILALQPDLISAVTAGITQDEYDALSQIAPTLAQTDDYIDFGMPWQEVMQMIGDAVGKGDEAASIVADVDRLFADARAQNPEFQGKTVAVAYSYEGTYGFYTAEDSRGRFFTDLGFVMPDELLEVAGDSFYTDLSAERVDLLDQDLIAIVNLQFIEGGREALEADPLFGQLKAVQEGRVVYLDEQAENALGFSSPLSLAYALDAVLPQLEAIFGGSPAAVATEAATETAALN, encoded by the coding sequence ATGAGGAAAGCCGTTTTGATCTTGATGATTGTCGCCCTGGCATCGGGCTTTGCCGTGACGCCGACCCAGGCCCAGGACGACGCAGATCCGTTTCCGGTCACGATCGAACACAAGTTTGGCAGCACGACGATTGCCGCAGCGCCGCAGCGTGTGGTGGCTATTGGCTATACCGAGCAGGACTTCTTGCTGGCGCTGGGCGTGACGCCGGTCGCCGTGCGCTACTGGTACGGCGATGAAGACGACGCTATTTTCCCCTGGGCCGATGACAAAGTCGAGGGCGACGCCCCGGTGGTGCTCAACATGCCCTTTGGCGGCCTGAATTACGAGGCGATCCTGGCGCTGCAGCCGGATCTCATCAGCGCGGTGACGGCGGGCATCACGCAGGACGAATACGATGCCCTGTCGCAGATCGCGCCGACCCTCGCCCAGACGGACGACTACATCGACTTCGGCATGCCCTGGCAGGAAGTCATGCAGATGATCGGCGACGCCGTGGGCAAGGGCGACGAGGCCGCCTCCATCGTGGCGGATGTCGACCGGTTGTTTGCAGACGCTCGCGCCCAAAACCCGGAATTCCAGGGGAAAACCGTTGCGGTGGCGTATTCCTATGAGGGCACCTACGGCTTCTACACCGCCGAGGACAGCCGTGGGCGCTTCTTCACCGATCTGGGCTTCGTGATGCCGGACGAACTGCTGGAGGTTGCAGGCGACTCGTTCTACACCGACCTGAGCGCCGAGCGTGTGGATCTGCTCGACCAGGATCTGATAGCCATTGTCAACCTGCAGTTCATCGAGGGCGGGCGTGAAGCCCTGGAAGCCGATCCCCTGTTCGGCCAGCTCAAGGCGGTGCAGGAAGGGCGCGTAGTCTATCTCGACGAGCAGGCGGAAAACGCGCTGGGCTTCAGCTCGCCGCTGAGTCTGGCCTACGCGCTGGATGCCGTGCTGCCGCAACTGGAAGCCATTTTCGGCGGGTCGCCTGCTGCCGTCGCCACTGAAGCCGCGACCGAAACCGCCGCATTGAATTAG
- a CDS encoding ABC transporter ATP-binding protein yields the protein MADLIHIDNLSLSYDGGAVVVHELNLRIQQGTITALVGPNGCGKSTLLRGLSRLLKPASGGVYLSGRDIHAMKARDLARQLGILPQSPSAPDGLTVHELVAQGRYPHQNWFQQWSAEDERIVQDALDTTNLSMFADRPVDTLSGGQRQRAWIAMALAQQTEALLLDEPTTYLDLAYQMDVLDLLDDLNAEGRTIVMVLHDLNQAARYADTVVAMRGGQIVAQGTPEQVMTPENILHVFGLKSEVIADPVTGTPMCVPIGRRGQHKRRKPSPRSNGKVKERISVLS from the coding sequence GTGGCCGATTTAATCCACATCGACAACCTCTCGCTGTCGTATGACGGCGGGGCGGTCGTCGTGCACGAGCTGAACCTGCGCATCCAGCAGGGCACGATCACGGCGCTGGTCGGGCCGAACGGCTGCGGCAAATCGACACTGCTGCGCGGGCTGTCGCGGCTGCTCAAGCCCGCGTCGGGCGGCGTGTACCTCAGCGGGCGCGACATCCACGCCATGAAGGCGCGCGATCTCGCCCGGCAGCTCGGCATCTTGCCCCAGTCGCCTAGTGCGCCGGATGGCCTGACGGTACACGAACTGGTCGCGCAAGGGCGCTATCCACACCAAAACTGGTTCCAGCAGTGGAGCGCCGAAGACGAGCGCATCGTGCAGGATGCGCTGGACACCACCAACCTGTCGATGTTTGCGGATCGCCCGGTGGATACGCTCAGCGGCGGGCAGCGCCAGCGGGCCTGGATCGCGATGGCGCTGGCCCAGCAGACCGAAGCGCTGCTGCTCGACGAGCCGACCACCTACCTCGACCTGGCGTACCAGATGGACGTGCTCGACCTGCTGGACGACCTCAACGCGGAGGGGCGCACGATCGTCATGGTGCTGCACGACCTGAACCAGGCCGCGCGCTATGCCGACACTGTCGTCGCCATGCGCGGTGGGCAGATCGTGGCGCAGGGCACGCCGGAGCAGGTCATGACGCCGGAGAACATCCTGCATGTGTTCGGGCTGAAGTCGGAGGTTATTGCCGACCCCGTGACCGGCACGCCGATGTGCGTGCCCATTGGGCGGCGAGGTCAGCACAAGCGGCGGAAGCCGTCGCCCCGCTCGAACGGAAAAGTGAAAGAGCGCATCAGCGTGCTTTCATGA
- a CDS encoding FecCD family ABC transporter permease gives MTLHSGPTHSGSTHSSTRPSWIAFRSRRLGLSFKLDRRVPVVALAILAVTLVVLVFSISYGVYDISPWDVIRTLTGTLPHDHPDYANYHLVVDTFRLPRILTAFLVGAALATSGAIMQSIMRNPLAEPGILGVSAGAGLAAVALIVWFRDVPLTLLPWAAFGGALTTATAIYALSWKNGGSTPVRLILIGVALASVLGSLTTFMLVFGDINDVQQAYVWLAGSVYGRNWSHVRALGAWLLVLLPVSFLAARQLNALSLGDEIARGLGTRVEAQRVLLLVISAALAAAAVAVAGTIGFVGLVAPHVTRRLVGPSHEGLLPVAALFGGALLVLADLIGRWVIAPSELPIGIVTALIGAPYFMFLLYRSRG, from the coding sequence ATGACCCTGCACTCTGGTCCGACGCATTCCGGCTCGACGCATTCCAGCACCCGGCCCAGCTGGATCGCCTTCCGCTCGCGGCGGCTGGGGCTGTCGTTCAAACTCGACCGCCGCGTGCCGGTCGTGGCGCTGGCGATTCTGGCGGTGACGCTGGTCGTGCTGGTGTTCAGCATCAGCTACGGCGTATACGACATCTCGCCCTGGGACGTGATCCGCACGCTGACCGGCACGCTGCCGCACGATCACCCCGACTACGCCAACTATCACCTCGTCGTGGACACCTTCCGGCTGCCGCGCATCCTGACCGCATTCCTGGTCGGCGCGGCGCTGGCGACGTCCGGCGCGATCATGCAGAGCATCATGCGCAACCCACTGGCGGAGCCGGGCATTCTGGGCGTCAGCGCGGGAGCCGGACTGGCGGCGGTGGCGCTGATCGTCTGGTTCCGCGACGTGCCGCTGACGCTGCTGCCCTGGGCCGCGTTCGGCGGCGCGCTGACCACCGCGACGGCGATCTACGCGCTGTCGTGGAAGAACGGCGGCAGCACCCCGGTGCGCCTGATCCTGATCGGGGTGGCGCTGGCCTCGGTGCTCGGGTCCCTGACGACGTTCATGCTCGTCTTCGGCGACATCAACGACGTGCAGCAGGCGTACGTCTGGCTGGCGGGCAGCGTCTACGGGCGCAACTGGTCGCACGTGCGCGCGCTGGGCGCGTGGCTGCTGGTGCTGCTGCCGGTGTCGTTCCTGGCGGCGCGGCAGCTCAATGCCCTGTCCCTGGGCGACGAGATTGCGCGCGGGCTGGGCACGCGGGTCGAGGCGCAGCGCGTGCTGCTGCTGGTAATCAGCGCGGCGCTGGCGGCAGCGGCGGTCGCGGTGGCCGGGACGATCGGCTTCGTGGGGTTGGTTGCGCCGCATGTCACGCGGCGGCTGGTGGGGCCGTCTCATGAGGGGCTGCTGCCGGTGGCGGCGCTGTTCGGCGGGGCGCTGCTGGTGCTGGCGGACCTGATCGGGCGGTGGGTGATCGCGCCCTCCGAACTGCCGATCGGCATCGTCACGGCGCTGATCGGCGCGCCCTACTTCATGTTTCTGTTGTATCGCTCGCGTGGATAG